One window from the genome of Rhodopirellula halodulae encodes:
- a CDS encoding DUF5690 family protein: MATTEATLTSDLVDHRDSSVTRWLATTNATAFSVYCILAAFGTYFCMYAFRKPFTAATYEGMVAFGFGYKTVLITAQVAGYTLSKFVGIKVVAEMRARDRAVCILLLIAIAEIALLGFASTPAPWNFVWLFVNGLPLGMVFGLVLGFLEGRAVTEALSAGLCASFILSSGFVKSVGRTLLAEHQVDVFWMPFLTGMLFVIPLCIFVWMLAQIPPPSPQDERLRSKRSPMTQSDRRAFWRRNSIGLLGLLSIYTLLTITRSVRDDFAIEIWSELGVANEPTVFARSEFWVMIGVVAIAGLTSLLRNNRFAFLASIGMLSGGFLIVLAAVFCQSMNWLSPMTFMVLLGLGMYIPYVLFHTTVFERMIAALKETGNVGYLMYLADALGYLGYVGVMLFRNSVTADRQFLPLLNQVSIGVAAIASMLTVCLLIHYRKRIPDPANQLQSPTPSSATD, translated from the coding sequence ATGGCGACCACGGAAGCGACTCTCACCTCTGACCTCGTCGACCACCGGGATTCTTCGGTCACCCGATGGTTGGCGACGACCAACGCAACCGCGTTCTCGGTTTACTGCATCCTGGCGGCTTTTGGAACGTACTTCTGCATGTACGCTTTCCGGAAACCTTTCACGGCGGCGACCTATGAGGGCATGGTCGCGTTCGGTTTCGGTTACAAAACCGTCTTGATCACGGCGCAAGTTGCCGGGTACACGCTTTCGAAATTTGTTGGCATCAAAGTTGTTGCTGAGATGCGTGCTCGTGATCGAGCGGTCTGTATCTTGTTGCTCATCGCAATCGCCGAAATCGCTTTGTTGGGATTCGCTTCAACTCCCGCACCTTGGAACTTCGTTTGGCTTTTTGTCAACGGTTTGCCACTTGGCATGGTGTTTGGATTGGTACTTGGTTTTCTGGAGGGCAGGGCGGTCACCGAGGCTCTTTCGGCGGGTTTGTGTGCGAGCTTTATTCTGTCATCCGGTTTCGTAAAATCCGTCGGGCGAACTCTGCTGGCGGAACATCAGGTGGACGTGTTTTGGATGCCCTTCCTGACGGGCATGCTGTTTGTCATTCCCTTGTGCATCTTCGTTTGGATGCTTGCTCAAATCCCACCACCTTCCCCGCAGGACGAACGCCTTCGTTCCAAGCGTTCACCAATGACACAGTCGGATCGTCGAGCATTCTGGAGACGCAATTCGATTGGACTGCTCGGTCTGTTGAGCATCTACACACTGCTCACGATCACTCGCAGCGTTCGTGACGATTTCGCAATCGAGATCTGGAGCGAACTAGGCGTGGCGAATGAGCCAACCGTTTTCGCTCGTTCCGAATTTTGGGTCATGATCGGTGTTGTCGCGATCGCCGGATTGACCAGCCTTCTTCGCAACAATCGTTTCGCATTCCTGGCATCGATCGGCATGCTGAGCGGAGGCTTCTTGATTGTGCTTGCGGCAGTATTCTGTCAATCAATGAATTGGCTTTCGCCCATGACTTTCATGGTCCTACTCGGTCTTGGCATGTACATCCCCTACGTGCTGTTTCATACGACCGTGTTCGAACGCATGATCGCCGCGTTGAAAGAAACCGGGAACGTCGGCTACCTGATGTATCTCGCGGATGCGTTGGGATACTTAGGATATGTTGGCGTGATGTTGTTTCGAAACAGCGTCACCGCTGACCGTCAATTCCTTCCGCTGCTGAATCAAGTTTCAATCGGTGTGGCCGCCATCGCGAGCATGCTGACCGTTTGTTTGCTCATTCACTACCGAAAACGCATTCCCGATCCTGCCAATCAACTTCAATCACCAACGCCCAGCTCAGCAACCGATTGA
- a CDS encoding helix-turn-helix domain-containing protein, whose product MNLIELAQRLRQLRLDRGYTLEDVAQRSGQTKSWLSRVENFRITPSLSSLAELANALGVSTASLLEGLDHRPQIVCVRHDQRQRIQRDPDSMIEYYSLAHERTHRTMDPFLLNVPSGEIREPRTHEGEEFLIVLKGRVQFIYGDETFTLTKGDSLYFDSEVEHALRNPYANDAEVLCLFRLGRE is encoded by the coding sequence ATGAACCTCATCGAATTGGCACAACGGCTTCGGCAACTACGTTTGGATCGTGGTTACACGTTGGAAGACGTGGCTCAGCGAAGTGGGCAAACGAAGAGTTGGTTATCACGAGTCGAAAATTTTCGAATCACGCCGTCCCTGTCGTCGCTCGCTGAACTTGCGAATGCGTTGGGGGTTTCCACCGCCAGTTTGCTGGAAGGGTTGGATCATCGGCCGCAAATTGTTTGCGTTCGTCACGACCAAAGACAGCGTATTCAGCGTGATCCGGATTCGATGATCGAGTACTACTCGCTCGCTCATGAACGGACACATCGGACGATGGATCCGTTTCTGTTAAACGTGCCGAGTGGTGAAATTCGCGAGCCTCGGACACACGAAGGCGAAGAGTTTCTCATCGTGTTGAAGGGAAGAGTTCAGTTCATTTATGGGGATGAGACATTCACTCTCACCAAAGGCGATAGCCTTTACTTCGATAGTGAAGTGGAACATGCCCTTCGAAATCCATATGCAAATGATGCGGAAGTGTTGTGTCTGTTTCGATTGGGACGGGAGTGA
- a CDS encoding zinc-binding dehydrogenase, with translation MSVSIGTGVNAGRSEVEIQNIAMEFDTERRMFVPVERAIDALQEGQVLVRVTCCTICGSDLHTFTGRRAGHHRGVLGHEIIGEIVGWCGEFSPMDYHGQPLRVGQRVTWAMSVGCECCFFCDNDLNQKCDSLFKYGHEVNEGHPTGGLSQHCVLIAGTPVFPIPDSLSDAVATPVNCATATVSAAMRLVSQTQRLHDSAGLIVGAGMLGLTAAAQLHEAGAKQIVVLDPDEGRASLADDFGATEVIHDTDPAHLEQRIMDLTDGRGVDFAIDFAGMTSAVESCLHSVRLGGVALLVGSVFPSDSIEVYPESIVRRMLTIRGLHNYLPKDLENALAFLDRNANRFPFDSLVSRTFPLSQTQDAFHYASDQRPVRVAVVPDSL, from the coding sequence GTGTCTGTTTCGATTGGGACGGGAGTGAATGCGGGGCGATCCGAAGTTGAAATACAAAACATCGCGATGGAGTTTGATACCGAACGGCGGATGTTCGTTCCGGTCGAACGAGCGATTGATGCGTTGCAGGAAGGTCAGGTGCTCGTCCGTGTGACGTGTTGCACGATCTGCGGTAGCGATCTGCATACTTTCACTGGGAGACGCGCCGGACACCATCGCGGAGTTTTGGGCCATGAAATCATCGGCGAGATCGTTGGATGGTGTGGCGAGTTCAGCCCGATGGATTACCACGGTCAACCATTGCGAGTCGGGCAGCGAGTCACATGGGCGATGTCCGTTGGATGCGAGTGCTGTTTCTTCTGTGACAACGACCTGAACCAGAAGTGCGATTCACTGTTCAAGTACGGTCACGAAGTCAACGAGGGACATCCAACCGGTGGCCTGAGCCAACACTGTGTGTTGATCGCTGGGACGCCAGTGTTTCCGATTCCTGACTCACTCAGCGACGCCGTTGCGACGCCCGTGAACTGCGCCACCGCAACTGTTTCCGCGGCGATGCGGTTGGTGAGTCAAACACAGCGATTGCATGATTCGGCGGGTTTGATCGTCGGGGCTGGGATGCTGGGGCTGACCGCAGCGGCACAATTGCATGAGGCCGGGGCGAAGCAAATCGTCGTATTGGATCCGGACGAAGGACGAGCGTCACTTGCCGATGACTTTGGTGCAACCGAAGTGATTCATGACACCGATCCGGCCCACCTGGAACAACGGATCATGGATCTGACGGATGGCCGAGGAGTGGACTTCGCCATCGACTTTGCGGGAATGACATCCGCGGTAGAGAGTTGCCTGCACTCCGTACGGTTGGGCGGAGTCGCTTTGTTGGTGGGGTCGGTGTTCCCTTCGGATTCCATCGAAGTGTATCCAGAATCGATCGTCAGAAGGATGCTGACGATTCGTGGCCTGCACAACTATCTACCGAAAGACTTGGAGAACGCGCTGGCGTTTTTGGATCGAAACGCCAATCGCTTTCCGTTTGACAGTTTGGTTAGCCGAACGTTTCCGTTGAGTCAGACGCAGGACGCATTTCACTATGCGAGTGATCAGCGACCCGTGCGAGTCGCGGTTGTACCCGATTCGCTGTGA
- a CDS encoding FHA domain-containing protein, translating to MATDSPNTPNHNDSASATVYADSFRSGRAADDRQPFSGSSSRSNTRFARPSSGRPSMEDQGTMWNQEDAIEFRVRSQNHPTRRLRLAGARYTLGNGVGCSIRLDDPTLRPLHAVLIRDAHRILVRAYSIPLLINNVRVTEGTLQQGDVLRLGNYEFELIQAKLSEPQPAAPTAHRFSQTVPAPASQSMFDSSVEFQKEAARWKKLKEEAERHDQWVRSRQDELQRQADQIEAQFKALREREDEIRSQESAAVELHAEFQQRHRDLTKRQNELAVQQEQLQEQKEDFASQQKRLQSRDDEYRSQIEELLLEKEQFFERQLASEQRLVETRQQLKASQSQADQAAEAVTQMRAKFASLNEQLLALGEQQESLQTIGLERVEEHARQCKELSTARDEAIAQRDLANTERDKLVDQKASSDAKLYETQEQYDELLKTEESLRAEIEALQSEISEAREEAQSLRRDCQHARNTISELESRVRESEDRHDIDRTSWNEEMDALRKGVDELTLSLAQAEQQLAQLREDNDKLRETLSVTEEQRDEYKAKLKTSEKARVRAERENSETRQLFDRSTRDHDDTLDQIEKLEEETRQLIRGERPASPAKNGPSIQLGILSTDEAAEESPAVENLANSSEAVDEDADASILNLRDESASEFDAPSSSEAAGSVSWLSDESDSDADGLIDEAMHVVHDAETDQLLQEAEEKAASWSTPIATDEEPTSVEDDSDAWPTYESSSNAEADLLRKSESDPEPDSDVAPEWPEDARSHLLPEERSPLQDDHVETTASAEADVWNTAATEPAERSDNEEDAQVQQFAADFTEAAQAEADQFREARLSQEWNSHTDTSEPVESAEDETASPTPEAYNDAGPAIEAEANPFQDAFAENEASDEGMEQPLAPVSKDWEQEALHRDAFDADTPGDVIFDNDLSADQTGLSQETDDDVPRGSLADQLIRDLRGDASSDDEVASEASLADSGTQMWDGQSDFAPGLQDEHLDQSDAADFGTGELEASDSFESPTWKSEEPQSTDELGSTQAFSADDLQQAAAELPQEEYASELAEEELADEELVADEPVAQAETDEPEDDSIEAYMNRLLQRVSQQPGDAPVAKPEPAKAQAPAKPATPKIESAEPELEVAEVVDPNAPLIPRSQAPERNSNLSAMRELANESARSAVERSAKSQTHSSRVQAMVKFMQAGVAVICGIAAVAWVHGMLKIVAAVAALLIAVICVKEGMTLLSASRNKAKAKKQASDAVAVVDAEVPATTE from the coding sequence GTGGCAACTGACTCCCCGAACACACCGAACCACAACGACTCCGCCTCCGCGACTGTCTATGCGGATTCATTCCGATCCGGCCGAGCAGCAGACGACCGGCAACCGTTCAGCGGCAGCTCCAGCCGATCCAACACACGGTTTGCCCGGCCGTCTTCGGGTCGTCCGTCCATGGAAGACCAGGGCACGATGTGGAACCAAGAGGACGCGATTGAATTTCGAGTCCGCTCGCAGAATCACCCCACACGCCGTCTTCGCCTGGCGGGAGCACGCTACACCTTGGGCAATGGTGTTGGCTGTTCGATCCGATTGGACGATCCGACGCTGCGACCTTTGCACGCAGTGCTCATTCGCGACGCGCATCGAATCCTTGTTCGTGCCTATTCGATTCCTCTGCTGATCAACAACGTTCGCGTGACGGAAGGCACTTTGCAACAAGGCGATGTGCTTCGTTTGGGGAACTATGAATTCGAACTGATTCAAGCGAAGCTCTCTGAACCTCAACCCGCTGCACCGACGGCTCACCGCTTCAGTCAGACGGTCCCGGCACCGGCATCGCAATCCATGTTCGACTCCAGTGTCGAATTCCAGAAGGAAGCTGCACGTTGGAAGAAGCTCAAGGAAGAAGCCGAGCGTCATGACCAATGGGTTCGTTCGCGACAAGACGAACTGCAACGACAAGCCGACCAAATTGAAGCTCAGTTCAAAGCACTCCGAGAGCGTGAAGACGAGATCCGCTCGCAGGAATCAGCAGCGGTTGAGCTTCACGCTGAGTTTCAACAACGCCATCGCGACTTGACCAAACGTCAGAACGAGTTGGCTGTTCAGCAAGAACAACTGCAAGAGCAAAAAGAAGACTTCGCAAGCCAACAAAAACGTTTGCAGAGCCGTGACGACGAGTATCGCTCACAAATCGAAGAGCTATTGCTGGAAAAAGAACAGTTCTTTGAGCGTCAACTCGCCAGCGAGCAGCGGTTGGTCGAAACTCGCCAACAGTTGAAAGCTTCTCAGAGCCAAGCTGACCAAGCTGCCGAAGCCGTGACGCAAATGCGAGCCAAATTCGCATCGCTGAATGAGCAGTTGCTGGCACTGGGCGAGCAACAAGAATCGCTGCAAACCATTGGATTGGAACGAGTCGAAGAACACGCTCGCCAGTGCAAAGAACTGTCAACAGCTCGCGATGAAGCAATCGCTCAGCGTGATCTCGCGAACACTGAACGCGACAAATTGGTCGATCAAAAGGCCAGCAGCGATGCCAAGTTGTACGAAACGCAGGAACAATACGACGAACTGCTGAAGACAGAGGAGTCTTTGCGGGCAGAGATTGAGGCGTTGCAAAGCGAGATCTCAGAAGCTCGTGAAGAAGCACAATCGCTGCGTCGTGATTGCCAACACGCTCGCAACACAATCAGCGAATTGGAATCTCGAGTTCGCGAGTCCGAGGATCGCCACGACATCGATCGCACCTCTTGGAATGAAGAGATGGACGCTCTTCGCAAGGGCGTCGACGAATTGACACTCAGCCTGGCCCAGGCAGAGCAACAACTCGCGCAACTTCGTGAAGACAACGATAAACTTCGCGAGACGCTTTCGGTCACCGAGGAACAACGCGACGAATACAAAGCCAAACTCAAGACCTCAGAAAAGGCCCGCGTTCGCGCCGAACGCGAGAACTCCGAAACCCGTCAATTGTTTGATCGGTCCACCCGAGACCACGATGACACGCTCGATCAAATTGAAAAGCTGGAAGAAGAAACGCGGCAACTGATTCGTGGAGAACGGCCCGCTTCTCCGGCAAAGAATGGTCCAAGCATTCAACTCGGGATTCTTTCGACCGACGAGGCAGCGGAAGAGAGTCCAGCCGTAGAGAACCTCGCTAACTCGTCCGAAGCGGTTGACGAAGATGCCGACGCTTCCATCCTGAACCTTCGCGATGAAAGCGCGAGTGAGTTTGATGCTCCCTCAAGTAGCGAAGCTGCGGGCAGTGTTTCCTGGCTCTCTGATGAGAGCGACAGCGATGCGGATGGACTGATCGACGAAGCGATGCACGTGGTGCATGACGCGGAAACCGATCAACTGCTTCAAGAAGCCGAAGAAAAGGCCGCTAGTTGGAGCACGCCCATCGCTACGGACGAGGAACCCACCAGCGTCGAAGACGACTCCGACGCCTGGCCAACCTACGAGAGTTCGTCGAACGCCGAAGCTGACTTGCTTCGCAAATCCGAAAGCGATCCTGAACCAGATTCTGACGTTGCTCCTGAATGGCCAGAAGACGCTCGGTCGCATCTTCTTCCCGAAGAGCGATCGCCACTGCAAGACGACCATGTCGAAACGACAGCATCCGCAGAAGCAGATGTCTGGAACACCGCCGCAACGGAACCCGCTGAACGAAGCGACAACGAAGAGGACGCTCAGGTCCAACAATTCGCAGCCGATTTCACCGAAGCTGCTCAAGCAGAAGCCGATCAATTCCGCGAAGCACGTCTTTCGCAAGAGTGGAACAGCCACACCGACACAAGCGAACCCGTCGAATCTGCGGAAGACGAAACGGCGTCTCCAACGCCAGAAGCATACAACGACGCGGGACCAGCGATCGAAGCGGAAGCCAATCCATTCCAAGACGCTTTCGCCGAAAATGAAGCGTCTGACGAGGGAATGGAACAGCCTCTCGCACCGGTCTCAAAGGATTGGGAGCAAGAAGCATTGCACCGTGACGCGTTCGACGCAGACACACCCGGCGACGTCATTTTCGACAATGACTTGAGTGCAGACCAAACTGGCCTGTCGCAAGAAACGGACGACGACGTTCCGCGAGGGTCGTTGGCGGACCAATTGATCCGTGACTTGCGTGGCGATGCGTCATCGGATGACGAGGTCGCTTCGGAAGCATCACTCGCAGACTCCGGCACTCAAATGTGGGATGGCCAATCGGACTTTGCTCCGGGGTTGCAGGACGAACATCTAGATCAATCGGACGCTGCAGACTTCGGAACCGGCGAATTGGAAGCATCCGATTCGTTTGAATCGCCAACCTGGAAATCTGAAGAACCCCAATCCACCGACGAATTGGGGTCCACCCAGGCATTCTCAGCGGATGATCTTCAACAAGCTGCCGCTGAATTGCCACAAGAGGAATACGCGTCTGAACTGGCCGAAGAAGAACTCGCCGATGAAGAGCTGGTTGCTGACGAACCTGTGGCGCAAGCAGAAACGGACGAGCCCGAAGACGATTCCATCGAAGCCTACATGAACCGCTTGCTGCAGCGAGTCTCACAACAGCCCGGCGATGCCCCGGTGGCGAAGCCTGAGCCAGCAAAAGCCCAAGCTCCTGCTAAACCCGCAACTCCGAAAATCGAGTCGGCTGAACCGGAGTTGGAAGTGGCGGAAGTCGTCGACCCTAACGCACCGCTGATTCCTCGCTCGCAGGCTCCCGAGCGCAACAGCAACCTCTCCGCAATGCGTGAACTCGCCAACGAGTCCGCACGCAGTGCTGTGGAACGCAGTGCAAAATCTCAAACGCACAGCTCTCGCGTTCAGGCAATGGTGAAGTTCATGCAAGCCGGTGTGGCTGTGATCTGCGGCATTGCCGCCGTCGCCTGGGTTCATGGCATGCTGAAGATCGTGGCCGCCGTTGCCGCCTTGTTGATCGCAGTCATTTGCGTGAAAGAAGGCATGACGTTGCTATCGGCGTCACGCAATAAAGCCAAAGCCAAGAAGCAAGCCTCCGATGCCGTGGCGGTTGTGGACGCTGAGGTGCCTGCAACTACCGAGTGA
- a CDS encoding TraR/DksA family transcriptional regulator, which produces MSRDETLKKLRVTLLRRRDALRKALEGDLSLLQELHNQKTGDALDAAADTVQDELNSQLVEVESRELLAIEEAIARFEDGRFGDCEDCGKPIPLNRLKAIPYAVDCIDCRRAAERETSSGVVAPTEWNRIFDTPKVDPAV; this is translated from the coding sequence ATGTCTCGCGATGAAACACTGAAAAAGCTTCGGGTAACGCTGCTCCGACGCCGAGACGCGCTTCGAAAGGCTTTGGAGGGTGACTTGAGCCTGTTGCAAGAGCTTCACAATCAGAAAACCGGCGACGCCTTGGATGCCGCCGCTGACACGGTTCAAGACGAGCTAAACAGTCAATTGGTCGAAGTCGAAAGTCGCGAATTGTTGGCGATCGAGGAAGCGATTGCTCGATTCGAGGATGGACGATTCGGTGATTGTGAAGATTGTGGCAAACCCATTCCACTGAATCGTTTGAAAGCAATTCCCTACGCGGTCGACTGCATCGATTGCCGTCGTGCGGCCGAACGAGAAACCTCGTCTGGCGTGGTTGCTCCGACGGAATGGAATCGCATCTTCGACACGCCCAAGGTCGATCCTGCGGTCTGA
- a CDS encoding adenine phosphoribosyltransferase, whose product MDLRHHVRDIPDYPKPGILFRDITPLLANCDALTAAVDQMAEPFLDQKIDVVAAAEARGFIFGTPLAMRLGAGFVPIRKPGKLPFDLHSFAYELEYGTDELQIHVDGIQPGQRVLIVDDLLATGGTVEACLRLLEKCEAKVVGCSFLIHLTALGGEARLSPYHVHSVLEYGGDDAEEELSIQNRPPGPSV is encoded by the coding sequence ATGGATTTGCGTCATCACGTTCGTGACATTCCGGATTACCCCAAACCCGGCATCTTGTTTCGTGACATCACACCCTTGCTCGCCAATTGCGATGCGTTGACCGCGGCCGTCGACCAGATGGCCGAGCCATTCTTGGACCAGAAGATCGACGTGGTCGCCGCCGCGGAAGCTCGCGGGTTCATCTTTGGCACCCCGTTGGCAATGCGTTTGGGCGCGGGGTTCGTACCCATTCGCAAACCAGGCAAGCTGCCTTTTGATCTGCATTCCTTTGCGTATGAATTGGAATACGGAACGGACGAACTTCAGATTCACGTCGATGGAATTCAACCGGGGCAACGTGTGTTGATCGTTGACGACCTGTTGGCGACCGGCGGAACGGTCGAAGCGTGTTTGCGGTTGCTTGAGAAGTGCGAAGCCAAAGTGGTTGGCTGTTCGTTCTTAATTCATCTCACCGCGCTCGGCGGCGAAGCTCGTTTATCGCCGTACCATGTGCACAGTGTTCTGGAATACGGTGGGGATGACGCGGAAGAGGAGCTGAGCATTCAGAACCGTCCGCCGGGACCCAGCGTTTGA
- a CDS encoding glycosyltransferase family 2 protein — MTTTIQPSVKPSLAAPEHLDQAHSTPDTSINPEEFLQRIDDTLGLIAEANQIASGWTPVKQIDVSVIVPIHNCRDTIPEVIDRIDEVMPPATETILIDDGSVDGSWHYLRGLPQRDNRIILRRRHHHGRGSAIRMGLRHTQGHVVAIQDADMAYDPADLLGAIWPILEEQAEVVYGSRSMRRGGSHRNNLRGGLGNQMGRLVNRCLTTCSNLTTGLHLSDLETGHKVFLGDLIRSLPLSETGSGIDAEITAKVAKAASTIMEVPTHYTADLRAPEYSRNVRTAMTTLRSLFTHRNGN; from the coding sequence ATGACGACCACCATCCAACCCAGCGTCAAACCTTCCCTGGCGGCTCCCGAGCATTTGGACCAGGCACATTCGACGCCGGATACGTCGATCAATCCCGAAGAATTCTTGCAGCGGATTGACGATACGCTTGGCCTGATCGCCGAAGCCAACCAAATCGCGAGCGGATGGACACCGGTCAAACAAATCGACGTGTCGGTGATTGTTCCCATCCACAATTGCCGCGACACGATTCCAGAGGTCATCGATCGCATCGACGAAGTCATGCCTCCGGCGACGGAAACCATCCTAATCGATGATGGCAGCGTGGACGGAAGCTGGCACTACCTTCGTGGCCTGCCGCAACGCGACAACCGCATCATTCTTCGACGGCGGCATCACCACGGTCGCGGATCAGCCATTCGCATGGGTTTGCGTCACACCCAAGGTCATGTGGTCGCAATCCAAGACGCGGACATGGCCTATGATCCAGCCGACCTACTAGGTGCGATCTGGCCCATTTTGGAAGAGCAGGCCGAAGTGGTTTACGGATCACGTTCCATGCGTCGCGGTGGTTCCCATCGCAACAACCTGCGTGGTGGCTTGGGCAACCAAATGGGGCGGCTGGTCAACCGCTGCCTGACGACGTGCAGCAATCTCACGACCGGACTGCATTTGTCCGATCTGGAAACGGGCCACAAAGTCTTCTTGGGTGATCTGATCCGTTCGCTTCCGCTCTCGGAAACGGGCTCGGGAATCGATGCAGAAATCACGGCCAAAGTTGCGAAAGCGGCGTCCACTATCATGGAAGTGCCCACGCACTACACCGCTGATCTGCGTGCTCCGGAATACAGCCGCAACGTTCGCACCGCCATGACGACGCTGCGAAGCCTCTTCACGCATCGCAACGGAAACTGA
- a CDS encoding LamG-like jellyroll fold domain-containing protein, whose product MKRVARTTLLCLSIIPFTASSAHDGAEGHSHEHTNESFFTTREKPQVLPLATEEDAFQFIVYGDRTGGSPAGLKVLEQAVADTNLLSPDLVMTVGDLIQGYNEKPEWMRQMSEYKEIMNRLDVRWFPVAGNHDVYWRGKGPAPQGHHESNYEQHFGPLWYTFRHKNAGFVVLYSDEGDPVTNQKAFNIGKLQRMSDEQLAFLEKALQQHKELDHVFVFLHHPRWIGGGYTGSNWDTVHKMMKEAGNVSAVFAGHIHHMRYDGLKDGIEYFTLATTGGHLSAEIPGAGFLHHLNVVTVRPDHISVASLPVGAVMDPKEFTEEFIEEVGLARKLRPIIDSSDLLLNTNGSAAGKVTISVTNPSPREMEVTASIGSASRDWLSTLDHQHMTLAAGERVEFDVKLQRMPDMDATWTIPRIELHPTFLGESARIELPSVSTPVDIRLAAVPADFFRGEMNQCLVMKNEKSAIRIDSDTLDLPDGPFTLEAWLNPSQTEGMRAAVAKTQSSEFAFFSDEGVPQFDVNLNGKYYTAKAKNKLPVDQWTHVAGVFDGKEVRLYVDGKQVGSIAAKGKRTTNRLPLFIGADPDNAGQPTRPFLGKIDEVRLTTGATYTVDFTPAKRFEPSEAARLLLHLDRNLGPYVLDHSPVAGKGTLGTSSTFSAR is encoded by the coding sequence ATGAAACGCGTCGCGCGAACGACGCTCCTGTGCCTCAGCATCATCCCGTTCACGGCATCCTCCGCCCACGACGGAGCAGAGGGCCATTCCCACGAACACACCAATGAGAGCTTTTTCACGACTCGCGAAAAGCCTCAGGTGTTGCCACTGGCTACGGAAGAAGACGCATTTCAATTCATCGTCTATGGCGACCGCACGGGTGGCAGTCCGGCTGGATTAAAAGTCCTCGAACAAGCCGTTGCGGACACCAATCTGTTGTCACCCGACTTGGTGATGACGGTTGGTGACCTGATCCAGGGTTACAACGAAAAACCCGAATGGATGCGGCAAATGTCTGAATACAAAGAGATCATGAATCGCCTGGATGTGCGTTGGTTCCCTGTCGCTGGAAACCACGATGTCTACTGGCGAGGCAAGGGCCCGGCCCCGCAAGGCCACCACGAATCCAATTACGAACAGCACTTTGGTCCGCTCTGGTACACGTTCCGCCACAAGAACGCAGGCTTTGTGGTTCTGTACAGCGATGAAGGTGATCCGGTGACGAACCAAAAAGCGTTTAACATCGGCAAGTTGCAACGCATGAGTGACGAACAACTCGCCTTCCTCGAAAAAGCGTTGCAGCAGCACAAGGAACTCGACCATGTGTTTGTCTTTTTGCATCACCCACGTTGGATCGGTGGCGGATACACGGGTTCCAACTGGGACACCGTCCACAAGATGATGAAAGAGGCGGGCAATGTTTCGGCCGTGTTTGCCGGCCACATCCACCACATGCGATACGACGGACTCAAAGACGGCATCGAGTACTTCACGCTGGCAACCACCGGTGGTCACTTATCCGCAGAAATTCCCGGCGCGGGCTTCCTGCATCATTTGAATGTTGTGACGGTTCGCCCGGATCACATCTCCGTTGCGTCGTTGCCGGTGGGCGCGGTGATGGACCCGAAAGAGTTCACCGAGGAATTCATCGAAGAAGTCGGCTTGGCTCGCAAACTGCGTCCGATCATCGATTCAAGCGATTTGCTTTTGAACACCAACGGCAGTGCTGCTGGGAAAGTCACGATCAGTGTCACGAACCCATCGCCTCGGGAGATGGAAGTCACGGCGTCGATTGGTTCGGCATCCCGTGATTGGTTAAGCACTCTGGATCACCAACACATGACATTGGCCGCCGGAGAACGCGTGGAATTTGACGTCAAGCTTCAACGGATGCCCGACATGGATGCGACTTGGACCATCCCGCGTATCGAGTTGCACCCAACTTTCCTGGGCGAGTCCGCACGGATCGAATTGCCCAGTGTATCGACTCCGGTTGACATTCGATTGGCCGCCGTGCCCGCCGACTTTTTCCGTGGCGAGATGAATCAATGCCTGGTGATGAAGAATGAGAAGTCGGCCATTCGGATCGACAGTGACACGCTCGATCTTCCTGACGGCCCCTTCACGTTGGAAGCTTGGCTGAATCCAAGTCAAACCGAGGGCATGCGAGCGGCAGTCGCGAAAACACAAAGCAGCGAATTCGCGTTCTTTTCCGATGAGGGTGTTCCGCAGTTCGATGTGAATTTGAACGGCAAGTACTACACCGCCAAAGCAAAAAACAAACTGCCCGTCGATCAGTGGACGCACGTGGCTGGCGTCTTCGACGGAAAAGAAGTCCGTTTGTACGTGGATGGAAAACAAGTCGGCTCGATCGCCGCGAAAGGCAAACGAACCACTAACCGGCTGCCACTCTTCATCGGTGCGGATCCCGACAACGCGGGCCAACCCACACGTCCCTTCCTGGGAAAAATTGACGAGGTAAGGCTGACGACCGGTGCGACCTACACCGTGGATTTCACTCCCGCAAAGCGGTTCGAACCCAGCGAAGCCGCGCGATTGCTTCTGCACCTGGATCGGAATCTGGGCCCCTATGTTCTGGATCACAGCCCGGTGGCTGGAAAGGGAACACTTGGGACTTCATCAACGTTTTCTGCTCGTTGA